The Dasypus novemcinctus isolate mDasNov1 chromosome 2, mDasNov1.1.hap2, whole genome shotgun sequence genome contains the following window.
CttcctctcaccccctccccgTCCCTGGGAAGTCTGTCCTGAGTGTCCAGCTGGGCTTGGGTCTGTGTTTCCACTACCCCTTTCCTGGGCCCTGTTACATGGGATGCATCGTCTCCCTGAGCCTGGGGGCACCGGGGAACAGCTCTGGGGGAAGGGGCGCACGGCCGCCGGGGTCTGGCCCCTGCCCCAGTGCCTTGGCCTCCTTGGTTCTGGCCACACCAAACGACCTTGGCCTCCCTGGGTACACCAGGCCCCTCCACCTCTGTGCCTCTGTTCTGGCTGGACCTGCTGCACTGGCTACTCCTCTGCAAAATTCAAATCCTCTTTCCTGTGACAGCCTCTGGGACAgcttgaagctttttgtggatcccagaaaaaagggtgtccttagagctaatccattcctgtgcactGTAAGCCTATCGCAGGTGGAGACTCTTGATTAAATGACTGCTCTAAGGGCCTCTGATTAAACtgcgtggcccagggtgggtcttaaccctcttactggagttctttatacatggaggactaaaagcagctgacagaaaaagctgcagagacacagagaccccaagaggctaagagaggtccctgaggctggaatcagtggagcacagaggcaggTAAGAGGTCCCTGAGAGGCTGAGTGAGAAGGTCCAGAGAGGGGGGAGGGGCAAGCCACATGCAGGATCAcgcacagctgagcttggggagaaactgaggcagactggcagagccaccattatgccctgccatgtgcctcgTCACGCAGAGCTGCGACTCTTGATGGtaacttgatttggacacttgcatgacctcagaactgtaagtttttaacctaataaattcccattgtaaaagccaacccatatctGATATGtggctcccagcagcctttagcaaactgaaatagCTTTTCTGATGACTCTGCTTCCCAGACCCCTCAGGCAGGGTGGCCTGCTCCATCTGTTGGGCTTTCGGGGCACCTCATGACGCACAcctcctccttccctcagccACGCGGACTGTGCCCGGAGAGCCTCAGGGAGCACTGGCGGAAGAGCTGAAGGGAAGTGGTCGCCATCATCCCCGAGAGGCTTTGGGGGAGCCCAGGGGCCGGGGGTGCCTGCACTCACTGTCGGATGGTCTCCATCTGCTCCTTGACAGACATGCCCCCGATGCAGAGGGCGCAGCGCAGCAGCGGCGAGCTGTCCTCCTGCAGCAGGCGGCAGTAATACTCCAGGATGCCATGCGTCTGCCGGGCCAGCTCCCGCTGCAGGCGATGGGACAAAGGCTGGCACCAGAGGGCAGCCCGGCCTCTGCCCCCCGCCCACCGGGCTGGCTTGTCTTACCGAGGGGCAGATGATGAGTCCGTACGGCCCCTCGCGTTTGGAGAAGGGCAGCCTCTTCTCTTGCTCCAGGCAGAACATGATGACGGGCAAGGTGAACACCAGTGTCTTGCCCGACCCAGTGAAGGCGATGCCTATCATGTCACGGCCGGACAGACTGACGCAAGAGGGCAGGCCTGAGGGGCAGGCTCGGCGCAGATGGGCGCGGCATGACTGTCCCTCCCCCGCAGCACCCGTCTCAGGGTCCCCACGGCCACACTCACATGGTAGGGATGCCCTGGATCTGGATGGGCGTTGGGTggtggatgccttttttcttcaGGCCTCTGAGGATAGCTGGGGAAAACCACGCCAGTATCACTCCGTGTGTCTCGCAggttttcctgttttgtttttttttttttaccttcatttCACAGGTATATTGTTAGGCCcctcaaagcctataaaactggcACCATCCTCCCCGAGTTATAAacgatgaaagagagagagagaaacttggCCAAGGCCCCTGGGCTAGGTAGAACCAGGACTCACACCCAGGTCTGTTTAAGTCCAGTGTTACTTCAGTGGGATTTCACTTTCCCACTGAAGCTACCCTAATGAGAGACGATAATGAACCTGTACAAGGGAAAGTGAAATAGAAGCTTAAGAAAACATCTTTCCTCAATTCCCTCCATCTTTACCGGCTGGGTCCAAggctatatacatatatatgctgaGCTCGGTGAGGGTTGAAACCCAATCTCAGAGACGGATTGTAAAAGTGTGGTGACTCTGGGgtatggatgtgactcaactgactgagcgactgcttcccacatgggaggtcctgggtttggtttctggtgcctccttaagaacaaggaaatgaataacaagcaaacaaacaaaagacccaactcaggggagccaatgtggctcagtggttgaatgccggcttcctacatacgaggtcctggttcagcccccagccccagtacctaaaaaaagtGTGGTGTCTCTCCCAGGTCCCAGGTACCTGCAGGGAATTTCATTTCCTTGAAGCTTTTGATGGGTGGTGGGATACCATCCCCCTCCACCAGGATGTGGTACTTCTTCCGGACACGTTCGTGCCGCTCTTCAGACATGGTCAGCACATAACGGGGGGGCGTCCAGCTGTGGGGGGATGATAGGGGTCAAGAGAAGCCCTGCCTGGGCACAGATGGTCTTAGGGTGTCCCCACCCTAAGTCTCAGCCACATCACACACCATCCTGAAAGTGACTGcacagactagaaagacacaccTGGTTTTGATGGGGTCATCATAGGTGATTCCCTTGGCCATCTCCTTCACGGACATCAAGGCTGAACAGAGAGACAGGGTTCAGACTGGCTCCTGCTTCCTGGAGGCCAGGCCCCTTGAGACCTAACAtgcttggggtggggagaggaagctcTGTCCACCTTCTCACTACACTGGCTGCCACCTTACCTCGGCCCTCAGCCACACTCTCCAgaatcttctcttcctcctttagCTGCCTCTCCTTGGCAGACTCCTTGCGGGCTGAGAAAAGATGATGCCAAGGCATCAGTGCCAGTCCCAAATGGAGTCTCCCCTAGGTCCCCGTCCTGTCCCCTGTTCCCCAAACCCCTCTCAATCCCCTTCAGTCCCTGTGGCACAGTCCACCTTCGGCCTTCTCTTTGAGGTGCTGGTGCTGATCCAGGAGGCTGACGTTGGACTGAGGGCCCAGTGGGATGTCATCCTCATCTCCCCGAGGCTCGCTGCCGCTATCCTGCTGCTCGTCTTCCGTAGCCCCCTTACGCCGTCGCTGCAGCAGCTTCTGGAGCTGAGATTTCCCCCAGCGCCTCTCAGAGTCAAGCCCAAGGCAGAGTGGGGGATCGGGTCGTGGGGGTCTGCGCCAGGATCCTGGGTTTGGGGCGAGGATCCCGTGCCTCGAGGCGCGGAGCTGCCCTACCCCTCGGGATCAGGTCGCCAGTCCCTCGTTTGCCTTGGGGCCACCGCTCCCGTGTACTGACACCCCACGCCTCCAACCGCGACTGCCCCCCTTCCCCAGGATCAAGGGCTGTGCTCCTTGCCGGGGCGAATTCGGGGTCGCGCTCCATTTCTCCTCCGGGCCCCTCACCAGCAGTTGCCGGCGCTGCCGCAACGGCACATAGGGTACGTAGTCCTCGTCGTCCTCATCTTCCGCTTCGGAGCGACTTGCTCCGGTAGTCGCCTCGTCTGTGCGAGCCCGCTAAAGATGCACAGGAGTCAGGCCCGGACCCCTCGCCTTCACTGCCGTACCCCGTCCGCACGGACCCCAGCCTCGCTCTCACCTTTCGCTCGGGTTCCGAGTCCTCCATCCTTTGCTACACGCATGCGCGACGCGAGAACCACCCCCTTCCattccgcccccacccccgctcgCCTCCGCGTAAGATCCAATCAGATGTGAAGAAGCGGACGTCGGCGCCTAGCAACGGTCTCCCAGTGCCGGATCGCGCGGAGGGACAAACTTTTTGACTGGCTCTGTCGCTGTGGCTGAAACTGAAGGAGAAAGCGGCCTGCAAAGCATTGTGGGACACTGGAGAATTTGGAGCATGCGCTCAAGGCTCCCGCCCAGCCCTGTGGAAGAGGAGGGCTCCCTGAGAGAAGACCGCGGGTCCCGAGCCGAGGGCAGCGGGCCTGGCGCCCAGAGCGTGACGGCCTCAGGCACGCCCCCGCCGGTGGACACTGCGCCCTCTCGTGGCTTGGGTGCTCGGACACCCGCCGTGTCTGCTCCACTGCTGGGCAGCCCGGGGAAGGGTGAGGCTGGCGGAATAAATGACAATACGCCTTGCCTTTCTGACTAGTGTCTTCATTTGTTAAGAGGCAATACTCTGTTCGGAGCAGTGAGGGTTAAATAAAATGCTGGAGGCAGTGATTTTTAACTGCGAGGTTGTCCATGTGTAGTAAGGATTATTGTTGCCGGTGTTATTGATAATAAAGCTCCGAGTAACTAACGGCTTGGGGGACCAGAAACGCTGCATCTGGGCTTTGAGGAACGGGTAGGAACCCCAACCAGGGAgcggaggaaaggaagggagaggctTCCGGAGGAGTGAAAGCCTGGCGATGTGCAAGTACACGGATTCCCCGAGGAATCAAGAGATCCTGCAGCTGGAGTGAGGTGGAGGCAGCCAGAGGGAAGGCTGGAAAAGTGAATTGCCCCttggggaatgggtgtagctcagtggttgagcacctgctttgcatgcacgaggtcccgggttcaatccgtGGTAActaccaagagaaaaaaaagtggatTGTATGCTGGGCATTGTGCCCAGAGTTGGAGTAGATAAAAGATGAATAGACAGCAACCCGGCTTGTGT
Protein-coding sequences here:
- the DDX41 gene encoding LOW QUALITY PROTEIN: probable ATP-dependent RNA helicase DDX41 (The sequence of the model RefSeq protein was modified relative to this genomic sequence to represent the inferred CDS: inserted 1 base in 1 codon) gives rise to the protein MEDSEPERKRARTDEATTGASRSEAEDEDDEDYVPYVPLRQRRQLLLQKLLQRRRKGATEDEQQDSGSEPRGDEDDIPLGPQSNVSLLDQHQHLKEKAEARKESAKERQLKEEEKILESVAEGRALMSVKEMAKGITYDDPIKTSWTPPRYVLTMSEERHERVRKKYHILVEGDGIPPPIKSFKEMKFPAAILRGLKKKGIHHPTPIQIQGIPTILSGRDMIGIAFTGSGKTLVFTLPVIMFCLEQEKRLPFSKREGPYGLIICPSRELARQTHGILEYYCRLLQEDSSPLLRCALCIGGMSVKEQMETIRHGVHMMVAXPGRLMDLLQKKMVSLDICRYLALDEADRMIDMGFEGDIRTIFSYFKGQRQTLLFSATMPKKIQNFAKSALVKPVTINVGRAGAASLDVIQEVEYVKEEAKMVYLLECLQKTPPPVLIFAEKKADVDAIHEYLLLKGVEAVAIHGGKDQEERTKAIEAFREGKKDVLVATDVASKGLDFPAIQHVINYDMPEEIENYVHRIGRTGRSGNTGIATTFINKACDESVLMDLKALLLEAKQKVPPVLQVLHCADESMLNIGGERGCAFCGGLGHRITDCPKLEAMQTKQVSNIGRKDYLAHSSMDF